One window of Triticum dicoccoides isolate Atlit2015 ecotype Zavitan chromosome 5A, WEW_v2.0, whole genome shotgun sequence genomic DNA carries:
- the LOC119299302 gene encoding uncharacterized protein LOC119299302 encodes MQGGCIADIGSCGTGFDSASGSVRTKKFRTKGSELADRKGEKNKAMPRAPSICCSSIDEALSFSSRARCNKRLVLFPSREPRERPAPRRAKLIFKTGSSGALKRVGPLKGRLLCERSSESTRVLRMKGVYNWDAT; translated from the coding sequence ATGCAAGGAGGATGTATAGCTGATATAGGATCTTGTGGAACTGGATTTGATTCTGCAAGCGGTTCGGTACGAACGAAGAAATTTCGAACAAAAGGATCGGAACTCGCTGATAGGAAAGGAGAGAAAAACAAAGCAATGCCAAGAGCTCCATCAATCTGCTGTTCATCGATAGACGAAGCTCTCTCTTTTTCATCTCGTGCCAGATGTAACAAAAGATTAGTCCTTTTTCCTTCTCGCGAACCACGGGAGCGCCCAGCGCCCAGAAGAGCAAAGCTCATTTTCAAAACAGGGTCAAGCGGCGCATTAAAAAGGGTTGGCCCGTTAAAAGGACGCTTACTTTGCGAACGAAGTTCAGAATCAACAAGGGTTCTCCGAATGAAGGGAGTGTACAACTGGGACGCAACCTGA